In Desulfotomaculum sp., a single genomic region encodes these proteins:
- a CDS encoding VWA containing CoxE family protein, with product MFTGLFYTLREEGVPVSLTEWMTLMEALHKGLSGASLNGFYYLARSLLVKSETYFDRFDLAFYRFFQDIETSPELAERVMKWLEKSLPPKQIDQNERKPFSPWDLEELRKALEERLNQQTEQHHGGGRWIGTGGTSPFGHSGYNPAGIRIGGESVNHSAVKVAAQRRYRDFRTDDTLTTRQFEVALRKLRELSYNEEGPKEELDLEGTIDATCKKAGNLELVWERPRKNIIKLVLLMDAGGSMHPYSRLCSQLFNAASKINHFKDTRYYFFHNCVYDRLYLDPYCMKKNSLSTTEVLNNLGRDYRLIIVGDASMSPGELMMPGGIISWEEYNEEPGITWLQRLFSYFKFSVWLNPIPGKYWQAFYGSESISLIRRVFPMFELTVDGLEQAVKGLKAKI from the coding sequence ATGTTTACCGGACTTTTTTATACCCTGCGTGAAGAAGGAGTCCCTGTTTCCCTGACCGAATGGATGACTTTGATGGAAGCCTTACACAAAGGATTGTCCGGCGCCAGCCTGAACGGTTTCTATTACCTGGCGCGTTCGCTGCTGGTTAAAAGCGAAACGTATTTTGACCGTTTTGACCTTGCTTTCTACCGTTTTTTTCAGGATATTGAAACCTCACCGGAACTTGCTGAAAGGGTTATGAAATGGCTTGAAAAATCGCTGCCGCCAAAGCAAATTGATCAGAACGAGCGTAAGCCTTTCAGCCCGTGGGATTTGGAAGAACTGCGCAAAGCGCTTGAAGAACGGTTGAACCAGCAGACGGAACAACATCATGGAGGAGGGCGCTGGATTGGAACCGGAGGCACTTCTCCTTTTGGACATTCGGGATACAACCCGGCCGGTATACGAATCGGGGGGGAATCAGTAAATCACTCCGCGGTAAAAGTTGCAGCCCAGAGGCGCTACCGTGATTTTCGCACAGATGATACCCTTACTACACGCCAGTTTGAAGTAGCCCTGCGCAAGCTGCGCGAACTGAGCTACAACGAAGAAGGGCCAAAGGAAGAACTTGACCTGGAAGGCACCATTGACGCTACCTGTAAAAAGGCAGGAAACCTGGAACTGGTCTGGGAAAGGCCAAGAAAAAACATTATTAAACTTGTCCTGCTGATGGACGCCGGCGGTTCCATGCACCCTTATTCCAGGTTGTGCAGCCAGCTTTTTAACGCCGCAAGCAAAATCAATCATTTCAAGGACACCAGATATTACTTTTTTCATAATTGTGTTTATGACCGCCTATACCTTGATCCTTACTGTATGAAGAAAAACTCTCTTTCTACAACAGAGGTTTTAAATAACCTCGGCCGTGATTACCGGTTAATCATAGTCGGGGACGCAAGTATGTCGCCCGGTGAGTTGATGATGCCCGGCGGCATTATCAGTTGGGAGGAGTACAACGAGGAACCGGGCATTACCTGGCTGCAAAGGTTGTTTTCTTACTTCAAATTTTCAGTCTGGTTAAATCCTATCCCAGGTAAATACTGGCAAGCATTTTATGGCTCCGAGTCGATAAGCTTGATCAGGAGAGTTTTCCCCATGTTTGAGCTGACAGTGGACGGTTTGGAACAGGCTGTCAAAGGTCTGAAAGCTAAGATTTAA
- a CDS encoding MoxR family ATPase → MDRPAFDSTGSYLVSTDLRNTVNIAVALGRPLLIKGEPGTGKTMLAKAIAESLALDFIIWNIKSTTKAQEGLYVYDTVQRLYDGQFGDHDVSEIKQYIKLGKLGESFNVDKRVVLLIDEIDKADLEFPNDLLWELDIMNFYIPETKETITAKHRPIVVITSNAEKELPDAFLRRCVFHYIDFPNEDMMLKIIKVHYPDMEKTLLDEALNAFYWIRGINGLQKKPSTSELLDWVQALVVGGISYNRICSDLPFLGVLLKKNQDFEVVLRRLQAGGVQKKTSSTSNRRGY, encoded by the coding sequence GTGGATAGACCCGCTTTTGACAGTACCGGAAGTTACCTGGTCTCAACCGACCTGCGCAATACTGTAAACATTGCTGTTGCCCTGGGAAGACCGCTTTTGATTAAAGGTGAGCCGGGAACCGGCAAGACCATGCTGGCTAAGGCTATCGCCGAGTCTTTGGCTCTTGATTTTATTATCTGGAATATTAAATCAACCACCAAAGCCCAGGAAGGACTCTACGTTTATGACACAGTCCAGCGATTGTATGACGGTCAATTTGGCGACCATGACGTTTCAGAAATAAAACAGTATATTAAACTTGGCAAGCTGGGTGAGTCTTTTAATGTAGATAAACGCGTCGTGCTTCTGATTGATGAAATTGACAAGGCAGACCTCGAGTTCCCCAATGACCTTTTATGGGAACTTGATATTATGAATTTCTATATTCCGGAAACCAAAGAGACTATCACCGCCAAACACAGGCCAATTGTAGTAATCACCAGCAACGCCGAAAAAGAACTGCCTGACGCATTTCTTAGGCGCTGTGTTTTTCATTACATTGATTTTCCTAATGAAGATATGATGCTGAAAATAATCAAGGTGCATTACCCCGATATGGAAAAAACGCTGCTTGATGAAGCATTAAACGCTTTTTACTGGATTAGAGGTATAAATGGCCTTCAGAAAAAACCCAGCACCAGCGAACTCTTAGACTGGGTTCAGGCTCTTGTGGTAGGCGGGATAAGTTACAATCGAATCTGTTCCGACCTGCCCTTTTTAGGTGTCCTGTTAAAGAAGAATCAGGATTTTGAAGTTGTCCTCCGACGCCTGCAGGCGGGAGGCGTTCAAAAGAAAACGTCTTCAACCAGCAACCGCCGCGGTTATTGA
- a CDS encoding HIT family hydrolase — protein sequence MERIWAPWRTVYVGGKQNEGCIFCEKIQSDHSHDEKNYLLLRSDQVFTLLNLYPYSNGHIMVAPVKHVGDIAGLTENEFLQIGKVTKYMAGLLKEVFKPDGFNIGANLGKVAGAGIPGHIHVHIVPRWNGDTNFMSVVGDVRVISEALDTTYKKLRAAMEVIKFPG from the coding sequence GTGGAACGTATCTGGGCGCCGTGGAGGACTGTCTATGTAGGCGGCAAACAAAATGAAGGCTGCATTTTTTGCGAAAAGATACAGTCCGACCACTCACATGATGAAAAGAACTACCTGTTATTAAGAAGCGATCAGGTGTTTACCTTGCTGAACCTATACCCATACAGCAACGGACACATTATGGTCGCTCCTGTAAAACATGTGGGAGACATTGCCGGATTAACAGAGAATGAATTTCTCCAAATAGGCAAAGTAACAAAATATATGGCCGGGCTGTTGAAAGAAGTCTTTAAACCCGACGGCTTTAATATAGGAGCCAATTTGGGAAAAGTAGCCGGAGCAGGCATACCAGGTCATATTCACGTCCACATTGTGCCGCGCTGGAACGGCGACACGAACTTCATGAGTGTTGTAGGAGATGTCAGGGTTATCTCTGAAGCGCTTGACACAACATACAAAAAACTCAGAGCAGCAATGGAAGTTATCAAATTCCCAGGATAA
- a CDS encoding diguanylate cyclase, which translates to MAEKIHPLAKRKEELAEHILVSHIICVLVVFLAIMALNVSFKLGQVYLTALYYYTGVVLFLLVVVIPYLSKKFSSQPWTGEALLLVILFPLILALIYLTKGFDGSKVLLFVPVVIAASSYGKTIGVLSALIASTAIFVLDLRQFFIHTVSPAFQIDLIYTGILFTIAWLIGGLTDIERRTQVQLLSLANTDTLTGFTNHRHFYEKLTEELEIARGRSKPVSLIMIDINYFKFFNDIYGYQKGDLVIVEIGRILEGLISPPSFVARYGGDEFAVVMPGINRLEALQKAGEIEEKIKKYSIEGDHTQPGGKITVSLGLACFPEDGEKPRDLVKSADDACYQSKHSRSRICFSVIDQLYSLSQSEKDLFDCFKALLTIINVKDRYTFAHSERVMSYAVAVAERIDLPEEQKTELKYGAYLHDIGKVDIEADILNKNGPLMFEEWEITKQHPVWGSDIVRPLLSLEGLVSLVRHHHENYDGTGYPDGLIGQNIPLSARIMRIADSFDAMTTDRPYRKGMTHEEAFEELRKYSGKMYDPALVEAFINTII; encoded by the coding sequence ATGGCGGAAAAAATACACCCGCTGGCGAAAAGAAAAGAAGAGCTTGCTGAACATATCCTTGTCTCCCATATTATCTGCGTACTCGTTGTCTTTCTGGCCATCATGGCGCTGAATGTTAGCTTTAAGCTCGGTCAGGTATATCTTACTGCACTTTATTATTATACCGGTGTAGTTTTATTCTTATTGGTTGTCGTTATACCATATTTATCGAAAAAGTTCAGCTCACAGCCTTGGACAGGCGAAGCCCTTTTACTGGTCATTTTATTTCCCTTGATTTTGGCACTAATTTATCTGACAAAGGGCTTTGACGGTTCCAAGGTGCTTCTTTTTGTCCCGGTGGTTATTGCAGCCAGCAGCTATGGTAAGACCATAGGTGTCCTAAGCGCATTAATAGCCAGTACAGCAATCTTTGTCCTCGACCTGAGACAGTTTTTTATTCATACTGTTTCTCCTGCTTTTCAGATCGATTTAATTTATACGGGTATATTGTTTACCATAGCATGGTTGATTGGCGGGCTTACGGACATTGAAAGGCGGACACAGGTTCAGCTTCTCTCACTCGCCAATACTGACACCCTCACCGGATTTACCAACCACCGGCATTTTTATGAAAAGCTGACTGAAGAGTTGGAAATTGCACGGGGCAGGTCTAAACCTGTATCCCTGATTATGATTGATATAAATTATTTTAAATTTTTCAATGACATCTACGGTTACCAAAAAGGAGATCTGGTTATTGTAGAAATTGGCAGGATCCTGGAAGGTCTGATATCTCCGCCTTCTTTTGTGGCCCGCTATGGAGGGGATGAGTTTGCCGTAGTAATGCCGGGTATCAATAGATTGGAGGCCTTGCAGAAAGCAGGCGAAATTGAAGAGAAAATAAAAAAATATTCTATTGAAGGCGATCACACCCAACCGGGAGGAAAAATAACCGTCTCTTTGGGCTTGGCCTGTTTCCCCGAGGACGGAGAAAAGCCCAGGGATTTAGTCAAATCCGCAGACGACGCCTGCTACCAGTCCAAACACAGCCGCAGCCGGATCTGCTTTTCCGTCATCGACCAGTTATATTCCCTCAGCCAGTCGGAAAAGGATTTGTTTGACTGTTTTAAAGCTCTCTTAACAATTATCAACGTCAAGGACAGGTATACATTTGCCCATTCGGAAAGAGTAATGTCCTATGCTGTGGCAGTCGCTGAAAGAATAGACCTTCCTGAAGAGCAGAAAACGGAGCTCAAGTACGGAGCTTACCTTCATGATATAGGCAAGGTTGATATAGAGGCCGATATTTTAAATAAGAATGGTCCCCTGATGTTTGAAGAATGGGAAATTACCAAACAGCATCCGGTCTGGGGAAGCGATATTGTCAGGCCTTTATTGTCACTGGAGGGCCTGGTGTCATTGGTCAGACATCATCATGAAAATTACGACGGCACCGGCTACCCTGATGGTCTGATCGGTCAAAACATTCCTCTCTCCGCCAGGATAATGCGAATCGCAGACAGTTTTGACGCGATGACAACAGACAGGCCATACCGCAAGGGTATGACACATGAGGAAGCTTTTGAAGAGCTTAGAAAATATTCGGGCAAAATGTATGATCCTGCGCTGGTGGAAGCTTTTATAAACACAATAATATAA
- the alr gene encoding alanine racemase, whose protein sequence is MKVPVWAEIDLCAIAQNMREIRKIVSPKSEIMAVVKANAYGHGALESAKVVLANGAKSLAVARVEEAKELRKAGIEAPVLLLGYTPGAQFKEVLDLNLIQTVYSLEMAEALNSIAERSGRQAKVHIKIDTGMGRLGLTPGKSALEDVLKAARLPHLIPEGIFTHFAAADSADKTFALAQLELFNSFLEALRKAGLEFPLRHCANSAALLDLPQTCLNLVRPGIIIYGLYPSNEIRNSLNLKPAMSFKTRIAQIKKVPAGFKVSYGSTYQTSHPTVIAVISAGYADGYSRLLSSRGIVLVNGQRARVVGRVCMDQCMVDVGHINDVYPGDEVVLFGSGGGETIPVEEIAKLTGTISYEIVCMVNSRVPRYYLNQKGQ, encoded by the coding sequence CTGAAAGTCCCGGTTTGGGCTGAAATAGATCTTTGCGCTATCGCACAGAATATGCGGGAAATACGTAAAATTGTTTCCCCAAAATCGGAAATTATGGCCGTAGTAAAAGCAAACGCATATGGACACGGCGCTTTGGAATCGGCAAAAGTTGTTCTGGCTAACGGAGCAAAAAGCCTGGCCGTTGCCAGAGTTGAAGAAGCAAAAGAGTTAAGAAAAGCGGGGATTGAAGCCCCGGTTTTGCTTCTTGGGTATACACCCGGCGCCCAATTTAAAGAGGTACTGGATTTAAATCTGATCCAGACGGTATACAGCCTGGAGATGGCTGAAGCGTTGAACAGTATTGCGGAACGCTCAGGCAGGCAGGCTAAAGTTCATATTAAAATTGATACCGGCATGGGCCGTCTGGGTCTAACGCCGGGAAAATCAGCCCTTGAAGATGTCCTTAAAGCCGCAAGGCTTCCTCATCTAATTCCGGAAGGAATCTTTACGCATTTTGCCGCAGCTGACAGCGCGGATAAAACATTCGCGCTTGCGCAGCTCGAGCTGTTCAATTCTTTTCTGGAAGCACTCCGCAAAGCGGGGCTGGAGTTTCCTCTCCGGCATTGCGCCAACAGCGCCGCTCTGCTTGATCTCCCGCAGACTTGTTTAAACCTGGTCAGACCCGGTATTATCATTTACGGTTTGTATCCTTCCAACGAAATCCGGAACTCACTAAATCTAAAACCTGCTATGTCTTTTAAGACACGAATAGCACAAATTAAGAAAGTACCCGCAGGATTTAAAGTAAGCTATGGATCCACTTACCAAACTTCACATCCGACTGTCATCGCCGTGATCTCGGCGGGTTACGCAGACGGCTACAGCAGGCTTTTATCTTCCAGGGGAATTGTGCTTGTCAATGGACAAAGGGCGAGAGTTGTCGGCCGTGTTTGTATGGACCAATGCATGGTTGATGTCGGGCATATCAATGATGTGTATCCCGGTGATGAGGTAGTTCTCTTTGGATCCGGCGGGGGAGAAACCATTCCTGTTGAAGAAATTGCGAAATTAACCGGAACGATTAGTTATGAAATAGTCTGCATGGTCAACAGCCGCGTGCCGAGATATTATTTAAACCAGAAAGGACAATAG
- a CDS encoding bifunctional ADP-dependent NAD(P)H-hydrate dehydratase/NAD(P)H-hydrate epimerase, with amino-acid sequence MKVVSAAEMRELDRTTIEDYGIPGVVLMENAGFQVIQVIRELLPNIENKAVCVFSGKGNNGGDGFVVARHLYNLKANVKVFLLAEKEEISGDAKTNMSIWENMGQKIEVLDQNFRFDDLHTALTGSDLIIDAIFGTGFKGIPGQPSAGVIEQINHSGKPVVAVDIPSGLQADSGLIEGLCVKATCTVTFGLPKLGLVQEPGASHTGKLHVADISIPAYLYNNESLKRQLLTRDLVRGWLQPRQPASNKGDYGRVLIVAGSRGMTGAACLAAMSAARAGAGLVTLAVPSGVQKLAASKLTEIMTVALPESSEQTIGSEALDEVFTLAQRFDVVAIGPGITTHPETASFIKRILPMLKIPCVLDADGLNCLAGHTEVFKLTSAPIVLTPHPGEMGRLTGNTTAEIQQRRLEITEKAAKDWGVVLLLKGASTIVAAPDSRAYINTTGNPGMATGGAGDVLTGIIAGLIAQGLNPFDAAGAGAYLHGLAGDLAVRRKGCRGLVAGDILDFLPDAILETESN; translated from the coding sequence ATGAAAGTAGTCAGCGCCGCGGAAATGAGAGAACTGGATCGCACCACTATCGAAGATTACGGGATACCCGGGGTTGTTCTAATGGAGAATGCCGGTTTTCAGGTCATTCAAGTTATCCGGGAGCTGCTTCCTAATATTGAAAACAAGGCTGTTTGCGTATTTTCAGGCAAGGGAAACAATGGCGGGGACGGTTTTGTTGTTGCCCGGCATTTGTATAACTTAAAAGCCAATGTAAAGGTTTTTCTTTTAGCTGAAAAAGAAGAAATCTCCGGTGACGCAAAAACAAATATGTCTATCTGGGAGAATATGGGCCAAAAGATAGAAGTATTAGATCAAAACTTCCGTTTCGATGATTTACATACGGCCCTTACAGGAAGCGATCTCATTATAGACGCTATTTTTGGCACTGGTTTCAAAGGAATTCCGGGCCAGCCCTCTGCTGGTGTAATTGAGCAGATTAACCACAGCGGGAAGCCGGTAGTGGCTGTAGATATACCCTCCGGATTACAGGCGGACAGCGGCCTTATTGAGGGCCTTTGCGTTAAGGCAACCTGTACAGTTACCTTCGGCCTGCCCAAGCTGGGGCTTGTCCAGGAACCTGGCGCAAGCCATACTGGAAAACTTCATGTGGCTGACATTTCCATACCGGCGTATCTTTATAATAACGAATCCTTAAAGAGACAGTTGTTAACCAGGGATTTGGTCCGCGGTTGGCTTCAGCCGCGTCAGCCCGCCTCCAACAAAGGTGATTATGGGAGGGTACTAATTGTAGCCGGGTCAAGAGGCATGACCGGCGCCGCCTGTCTGGCCGCAATGAGCGCAGCCCGGGCGGGTGCGGGACTGGTAACTCTGGCGGTTCCTTCCGGTGTGCAAAAGCTTGCCGCTTCAAAACTGACTGAAATCATGACTGTCGCCTTGCCGGAGAGTTCCGAACAGACAATTGGAAGCGAAGCTTTGGATGAAGTTTTTACTCTTGCGCAGCGCTTTGATGTTGTCGCAATCGGACCCGGTATCACCACACATCCGGAGACAGCTTCTTTTATAAAAAGAATTTTACCTATGTTAAAAATACCTTGTGTGTTGGATGCGGATGGTTTAAACTGCCTTGCCGGTCACACGGAGGTATTCAAACTAACGTCAGCGCCAATTGTCTTAACCCCTCACCCGGGTGAGATGGGCAGGCTGACAGGCAATACTACAGCCGAAATCCAGCAGCGGCGTTTAGAGATAACGGAAAAAGCGGCTAAAGACTGGGGAGTCGTTTTATTATTGAAGGGCGCTTCGACTATAGTGGCGGCTCCCGATTCCAGGGCTTATATCAATACAACAGGAAATCCCGGCATGGCTACAGGCGGCGCGGGAGATGTTCTTACCGGAATCATTGCCGGGTTGATCGCCCAGGGGTTAAACCCGTTTGACGCAGCAGGGGCAGGGGCTTATCTTCACGGTTTGGCCGGTGATCTTGCGGTCAGGCGGAAAGGCTGCCGCGGCCTTGTAGCCGGTGATATTCTGGACTTTTTACCGGATGCTATTTTAGAAACTGAAAGCAATTAA
- the acpS gene encoding holo-[acyl-carrier-protein] synthase → MVKGIGTDIIEIKRLRLLAEKYPGKFFNKIFTQDEVAYCSLRKDPFPSFAARFAAKEAVLKALGTGLAFGIGWRDVEIVTEKDNGPKVSLHNRAVEIAGEKGISKVLITISHDQDKALAFALALGG, encoded by the coding sequence TTGGTAAAAGGAATCGGCACTGATATAATTGAAATCAAGCGGCTGCGGTTATTGGCCGAAAAATATCCGGGTAAGTTTTTTAATAAAATTTTTACACAGGATGAAGTGGCTTACTGCAGTTTGCGCAAGGATCCCTTTCCATCTTTTGCAGCCCGTTTTGCCGCCAAAGAAGCTGTTTTAAAAGCATTGGGGACAGGCCTGGCCTTTGGTATAGGTTGGCGGGATGTCGAGATAGTAACAGAAAAAGACAATGGGCCAAAAGTATCTTTACATAACAGGGCTGTTGAAATCGCCGGGGAAAAAGGAATCAGTAAAGTACTAATCACCATTTCTCACGATCAGGACAAAGCTTTGGCATTTGCCCTGGCCTTAGGAGGCTAA
- a CDS encoding DNA-binding response regulator — protein MKLKALIVDDEYPARQELRFALKNFDNIEVIGEAANAQEALVLIKALDYQVLFLDISMPGMSGMELGAAIQELPCKPFVIFVTAYDEYAVKAFDINAVDYLLKPVEISRLKRAIDKVLKLIGDSGANLENQEIEEAETTSVYNQADINLDLEQIKIDRIPAEKKGKTVLVPESDLVFAFTEKDYVYLKIFDEKLFVRFTLKELEKRLDPKVFFRTHRCYLVNLHKVKEIVPFFNGTYNLIVDDKEKSEVPVSRAQAKKLKRIIGF, from the coding sequence ATGAAATTGAAAGCTCTGATCGTGGATGACGAATACCCGGCGCGGCAGGAATTACGCTTTGCTTTGAAGAACTTTGACAACATTGAAGTTATCGGCGAGGCCGCCAATGCGCAAGAAGCGCTTGTATTAATAAAAGCGCTGGATTATCAGGTTTTGTTTCTTGATATTTCAATGCCCGGAATGAGCGGTATGGAATTGGGAGCGGCGATTCAGGAACTCCCCTGTAAGCCGTTCGTTATTTTTGTTACCGCCTATGATGAATATGCAGTGAAAGCCTTTGATATCAACGCTGTCGACTATCTTTTGAAGCCTGTGGAAATCAGCCGCTTAAAAAGGGCTATTGACAAAGTCCTGAAATTAATCGGTGATTCCGGAGCAAACCTGGAAAATCAAGAAATCGAGGAAGCGGAAACAACCAGTGTTTACAACCAGGCAGATATTAACCTTGATTTGGAGCAGATTAAAATTGACCGCATTCCTGCTGAAAAGAAAGGAAAAACAGTCCTGGTGCCTGAATCAGATCTCGTTTTTGCCTTTACGGAAAAAGATTACGTTTATTTAAAGATCTTTGATGAAAAACTTTTTGTAAGATTTACTTTAAAGGAACTCGAAAAACGTTTAGATCCGAAAGTATTTTTCAGAACTCACCGGTGTTACCTGGTCAACCTGCATAAAGTAAAAGAAATAGTCCCTTTTTTTAACGGGACATACAACCTCATAGTGGATGATAAAGAAAAAAGCGAAGTCCCTGTAAGCCGCGCACAGGCAAAAAAGCTTAAAAGAATTATCGGTTTCTAA
- a CDS encoding sensor histidine kinase: MDRFVYRQKLQNIKLEKSLADLTLQIANETLPFLRRGLSEETAAKTAAIIKEISQVAAVAITDREKILAYIGSGDDHHKAGGPVLTEATKAALYSGELKILNNPYDLKCPFPNCPLESAVIAPLKCNGKVTGALKLYQSKPGKVPEGIVKLSVGLAHLFGMQMELAELNRQTQLVTKAELEALQAQINPHFLFNTLNTIIMFIRTNPETARRLLIRLASFFRYALKRRGHFNSLKEEIEYLNTYLVLEKARFGEKLQIMKDIDDTLLSCEVPVLTIQPLAENAIKHGILPKLGKGTVKITASLADGEILFEVNDDGVGIHPERLPEILKPGVGSGNGVGLSNVNERLKSLFGEDYGLKIESTPGMGTSVFFRVPLDLKHVDGEENRNEIESSDRG, encoded by the coding sequence ATGGACAGGTTTGTCTACAGGCAGAAACTTCAAAATATCAAGCTAGAGAAAAGCCTTGCCGATCTCACGCTCCAGATTGCCAATGAGACTTTGCCTTTTTTAAGACGGGGTCTTAGTGAAGAAACAGCTGCTAAAACGGCGGCTATAATAAAAGAGATTTCTCAAGTCGCTGCAGTAGCGATCACCGACAGAGAAAAAATACTTGCCTACATCGGTTCGGGAGACGATCACCATAAAGCGGGAGGACCTGTTCTTACAGAAGCCACCAAGGCGGCGCTTTACAGCGGGGAGTTAAAAATATTGAATAACCCATATGATTTGAAATGTCCTTTTCCAAACTGTCCTTTGGAGTCCGCCGTGATCGCTCCTTTGAAATGCAACGGAAAAGTAACCGGGGCATTAAAACTATACCAGTCAAAACCCGGCAAAGTACCGGAAGGAATAGTGAAACTGTCTGTCGGGCTGGCTCATTTATTTGGAATGCAGATGGAATTAGCGGAACTGAACCGGCAGACCCAACTGGTTACCAAGGCGGAACTGGAAGCTCTTCAGGCGCAAATTAACCCGCATTTTCTGTTTAATACTTTAAATACCATTATCATGTTTATCCGGACGAATCCCGAAACAGCCAGACGCCTGTTGATCCGTCTGGCCAGTTTTTTTCGTTATGCGCTTAAAAGAAGAGGACATTTCAACAGCCTGAAAGAAGAAATTGAGTATTTGAATACATATCTTGTTCTGGAAAAAGCGCGTTTTGGTGAGAAGCTGCAAATAATGAAGGATATCGACGATACTCTTTTATCCTGCGAGGTGCCTGTACTTACTATTCAACCGCTGGCCGAAAACGCGATCAAGCACGGTATATTACCCAAGCTAGGCAAAGGAACAGTAAAAATTACCGCCAGCCTCGCTGACGGGGAAATCTTATTTGAGGTAAATGATGACGGTGTGGGAATCCACCCGGAAAGGCTGCCTGAAATTCTTAAACCTGGCGTAGGTTCGGGAAACGGCGTCGGCCTCAGTAATGTAAACGAACGTTTGAAGAGCTTGTTTGGTGAAGATTACGGCTTAAAAATAGAAAGCACACCCGGGATGGGTACATCTGTATTTTTCCGGGTTCCACTGGATCTCAAACATGTGGACGGGGAGGAGAATAGAAATGAAATTGAAAGCTCTGATCGTGGATGA
- a CDS encoding sugar dehydratase, giving the protein MKNILIIGGSYFIGRVFILMLSRRKEYTIHVLNRGNRPLRIQGVEEHICDRNESERIKKVIPPLDWDAVVDFCADLPHEISSMINDLPGKINHYIYFSTCAVYKTSLDYPKYEDSPKLSGSIPGPFGDYGYKKYLAELELVKSCETENINYTVLRPAFVYGPFNYAPRESYFFDLILSNKEVPAPSNSIALFQFVYVTDIANLCISCLGNSTVYGNAYNLSAEEMISYQKLINVFEEISGERIRTREYSCEEIEQKNIPLPFPLEQHELYSGSLITRTLNFKYTPFAKGMKDTFEFYKKHSFKKQLK; this is encoded by the coding sequence ATGAAAAACATCCTGATTATTGGAGGGAGCTACTTTATAGGAAGGGTATTTATCCTAATGCTATCGAGGCGAAAAGAATATACAATCCACGTCCTGAACCGGGGCAACAGGCCGCTAAGGATACAGGGTGTCGAAGAACATATCTGCGACAGGAATGAATCTGAGAGAATAAAAAAGGTTATCCCTCCCTTGGATTGGGATGCGGTGGTTGACTTCTGCGCTGATCTTCCTCACGAAATAAGCAGTATGATTAATGATTTGCCCGGCAAGATAAACCATTATATTTATTTCAGTACCTGTGCGGTTTATAAAACATCTCTAGATTACCCCAAATACGAAGACTCACCCAAGCTTTCAGGATCTATTCCGGGCCCTTTTGGAGATTATGGCTATAAAAAGTATCTTGCAGAGCTTGAATTAGTTAAGAGTTGCGAGACTGAAAACATAAATTATACTGTATTAAGGCCTGCTTTCGTTTACGGGCCTTTTAATTATGCCCCGAGAGAATCATATTTTTTTGATCTTATCTTAAGCAACAAGGAAGTGCCGGCGCCGTCGAACTCAATTGCTCTTTTTCAGTTTGTTTATGTTACGGATATCGCCAACTTGTGCATTTCCTGTTTGGGCAACAGCACTGTCTATGGAAATGCCTACAACTTATCCGCGGAGGAAATGATCTCATATCAAAAGTTAATCAATGTATTTGAAGAAATCAGCGGCGAAAGAATCCGAACCAGGGAATACAGCTGTGAGGAAATTGAGCAAAAGAATATCCCTCTGCCCTTTCCATTAGAACAGCATGAACTCTATTCCGGCTCACTGATCACAAGGACTTTAAATTTTAAGTACACTCCCTTTGCAAAAGGCATGAAAGATACCTTTGAATTTTACAAGAAACACTCTTTTAAGAAGCAGCTAAAATAA
- a CDS encoding prevent-host-death protein, which produces MPNIKPVSDLRNYNEVLRDVAVGAPVFLTKNGRGRYALIDITEYEKIQATIKLMGELAKGRKSGEEKGWVSREAVRAHFKEKTSE; this is translated from the coding sequence ATGCCAAACATCAAGCCGGTTTCGGATTTGCGAAATTATAACGAGGTTTTGAGGGATGTTGCTGTGGGCGCGCCAGTCTTTTTGACGAAGAACGGCAGAGGACGTTATGCGCTTATTGATATTACAGAGTACGAGAAAATACAGGCGACAATCAAGCTGATGGGCGAACTTGCCAAGGGCCGGAAATCAGGCGAGGAAAAGGGATGGGTTTCACGTGAAGCTGTGAGAGCACATTTCAAAGAGAAAACCAGTGAATAA